In a genomic window of Anaerobranca californiensis DSM 14826:
- a CDS encoding O-antigen ligase family protein: MDFKIKKSFLYNTILYLIVILSFISYEYSLYRSSYDRIISIIIMLGVVAFLVGMTEKKYKIIFFHNVAKNNALAILSILLILSMLISSLKFGYVSFLGLARILLMITSIYIFYLFIPSLISDIDDKVKKLIILITLFSIIAIIIALNGSFFNYKATHYPRVSSIFFDPNYFAVIAGVGLILSMHKKGIYRWVSIINLLALIYSGSRGTMLSLAIVLVGFYYYRKKPNIKTILIFIILMFIGYQFFIYLQNSGFLRTYQGFSGRESLWKISFELMMQEPLWGYGTDAIADMLSKRGISNVSTHNAYLDFILAHGLIPFLLYSMVILKGIYMGYVKEIDSSIMKCIFFLLINANSISINLGGVGATSLMLTLFLGYSNLQRTKI; the protein is encoded by the coding sequence ATGGATTTTAAAATTAAAAAGAGTTTTCTATATAATACTATTTTATATTTGATTGTTATATTAAGCTTTATATCGTATGAATATTCACTATACAGGTCTTCTTACGATAGAATAATTTCAATTATTATTATGCTAGGCGTAGTGGCTTTTTTAGTAGGAATGACGGAAAAAAAATACAAGATAATATTCTTTCATAATGTTGCTAAAAACAATGCTTTAGCTATACTTTCAATTTTATTGATTTTATCCATGCTAATTTCATCGTTAAAATTTGGATATGTTTCATTTTTGGGTTTAGCTAGAATTCTATTGATGATAACATCTATTTATATATTTTACTTATTCATACCTAGTTTAATTTCAGATATAGATGATAAAGTAAAAAAACTTATAATACTTATTACACTGTTTTCAATAATTGCAATAATAATAGCATTAAACGGAAGTTTTTTTAACTATAAGGCAACTCATTATCCAAGAGTATCTTCTATTTTTTTCGATCCAAATTATTTTGCTGTAATTGCAGGTGTTGGTTTAATTCTTTCGATGCATAAAAAAGGGATATATAGATGGGTTTCAATAATTAATTTATTAGCTCTCATATATAGTGGTTCAAGAGGAACAATGTTAAGTTTAGCAATAGTTCTAGTAGGGTTTTATTATTATAGAAAAAAACCAAATATCAAAACTATTTTAATTTTTATAATTTTAATGTTTATAGGATATCAATTTTTTATTTATCTTCAAAATTCTGGTTTTTTAAGAACTTACCAAGGTTTTAGTGGAAGAGAGTCATTATGGAAAATATCTTTTGAGTTAATGATGCAGGAACCTTTATGGGGATATGGTACAGATGCAATTGCTGATATGTTAAGCAAAAGAGGTATATCTAATGTAAGTACCCATAATGCATATTTAGACTTTATTCTTGCACATGGATTAATTCCATTTTTATTATATTCTATGGTAATACTAAAAGGCATATACATGGGATATGTAAAAGAAATCGATAGTTCAATTATGAAATGTATCTTTTTTTTGTTAATTAACGCAAACAGTATTTCAATAAACTTAGGTGGTGTTGGGGCTACATCACTAATGCTAACCTTATTCTTAGGATATTCTAATTTACAAAGAACAAAAATTTAG
- a CDS encoding glycosyltransferase, whose product MSDLFAFPSYREGLPVSLMEAMASGLPIVCSNIRGNSDLIEDGKGGYLIEPDNLNEIRDILYLLFSQIKYQDNRTDEFIQHEIEYLSINVVNG is encoded by the coding sequence ATTAGTGACCTTTTTGCATTTCCTTCTTATAGAGAGGGGTTACCAGTATCTTTAATGGAAGCTATGGCTTCTGGATTACCGATAGTGTGCTCAAATATAAGAGGGAATTCTGATTTAATAGAAGATGGAAAAGGTGGATATTTGATTGAGCCTGATAATTTAAATGAAATTAGGGATATATTATATTTGTTATTTAGCCAAATAAAGTATCAAGATAATCGAACTGATGAATTCATTCAGCATGAAATTGAGTATCTATCGATAAATGTAGTTAATGGTTGA